One part of the Lotus japonicus ecotype B-129 chromosome 2, LjGifu_v1.2 genome encodes these proteins:
- the LOC130736111 gene encoding glutathione S-transferase T3-like — translation MSSYPPQNQSPHTGGNVHNSQYQMFPYTSQNQPLHPDENFTNPQYPMYPPQYQFQSQAPPTGSTGSKVSDTQCEATPDDTQHEGLDDIDLEDEDQSSGKKRTRWRVKDDLLLVQSWLNISKDPTVGTDQTAAKFWDRIRDQFDEYRDFDTPPRTGKMLKCRFGKLSKDIQFFTGCYNKVTTPWKSGHSEKDIMAEAHALFQVDHKKDFTHENVWRMVKDEPKWKGQSMKTNSRGQKKSGAGADGTSTDPSASIDCDEYEATPPTTRPKGKKAEKRKAKTTDTASSTLSFAPHPDVLAMGKAKMEMMANFREIRNRELDLQQADQQLKQSELQLRQEELKFKKAENFRAYMDILNKNTSGMNDEELRRHNALRAFALSELGMS, via the coding sequence ATGTCTTCatatccacctcaaaaccaaTCGCCTCACACCGGTGGCAATGTTCATAATTCTCAGTACCAAATGTTTCCATATACATCTCAAAACCAACCACTTCACCCTGATGAAAATTTCACAAATCCACAATACCCCATGTATCCACCACAATACCAATTTCAAAGCCAAGCCCCTCCTACTGGTAGCACtggttcaaaagtctctgatacACAATGTGAGGCTACGCCTGATGATACACAACACGAgggtctagatgatattgatcttgaagaTGAGGATCAATCTTCTGGAAAGAAACGCACCAGATGGAGGGTTAAAGACGATTTACTTCTTGTTCAATCATGGCTCAACATTTCTAAGGATCCGACGGTGGGAACTGATCAAACGGCAGCAAAGTTTTGGGATAGGATCCGCGACCAATTTGACGAGTACCGTGACTTTGACACTCCTCCGAGGACAGGGAAGATGCTGAAATGTCGTTTTGGAAAATTGAGTAAAGATATTCAATTCTTTACCGGTTGCTACAACAAAGTTACCACTCCttggaaaagtggacactcagaGAAGGATATCATGGCTGAGGCGCATGCCCTATTTCAGGTAGACCATAAAAAAGATTTCACACATGAGAATGTATGGCGGATGGTGAAAGATGAACCAAAGTGGAAGGGACAATCAATGAAAACCAATTCAAGGGGACAAAAGAAGTCAGGAGCTGGCGCCGACGGAACATCGACTGACCCAAGTGCATCAATTGATTGCGACGAATATGAGGCAACACCACCAACAACTCGCCCGAAGGGCAAGAAGGCAGAGAAGAGAAAGGCCAAAACAACAGATACTGCGTCAAGTACTCTATCTTTTGCTCCTCACCCTGATGTGTTAGCCATGGGGAAGGCTAAAATGGAAATGATGGCAAATTTTAGGGAGATAAGGAACAGAGAACTAGATTTGCAACAAGCTGACCAACAACTGAAACAAAGTGAACTGCAATTGAGACAGGAAGAACTCAAATTTAAGAAGGCGGAGAACTTTCGGGCATATATGGATATCCTTAACAAGAACACATCTGGAATGAACGATGAGGAGTTGCGTAGGCATAACGCACTACGTGCTTTCGCCTTAAGTGAACTAGGAATGTCTTAA
- the LOC130737669 gene encoding uncharacterized protein LOC130737669: MPYFIHFNIQQFFRSLILYSSYQITPIFCHLCHIMDPNNLPDWNTFYNECVEDFMNDTFVEDMMQQEMEFYQQQQQHANTVRPKKTRRVIKRDREAGNERLMKDYFSENPVYTEELFRRRFRMRKHVFLRIVEALGSYNPYFLMSVDAVGRQGLSPLQKCTAAIRMLAYGSPADSVDEYVRIGESTAIECLKNFVEGVCEVFGGQYLRRPNEEDMTRLLQWGESRGFPGMLGSIDCMHWEWKNCPVAWKGQYTRGDHGRPTIMLEAVASQDLWIWHAFFGIAGSNNDITVLNQSPVFNEVLRGAAPMVKFRVNETMYHMGYYLADGIYPEWGTFVKTIPMPQGEKKQKFAKRQEAARKDVERAFGVLQSRFAIVRGPSRWWHPNDMKSIIYACIILHNMIVEDERNTYKGNFVYEQVNNDISDAEVLSGPIPAFRNMLERRAHQIEKSIHRQLQADLVEHIWDLPEIDNNET, translated from the coding sequence atgccatatttcattcatttcaacattcaacagttCTTTCGTTCTCTCATCTTGTATTCCTCCTATCAAATTACACCAATATTTTGTCATTTGTGCCATATAATGGATCCAAACAATTTACCCGACTGGAACACATTTTACAACGAATGTGTGGAGGATTTTATGAATGACACGTTCGTTGAAGATATGATGCAGCAGGAGATGGAGTtctatcaacaacaacaacaacatgccAACACCGTTAGGCCCAAGAAAACAAGAAGAGTAATAAAGAGAGATCGTGAAGCTGGGAACGAGCGGTTGATGAAGGACTACTTCTCTGAAAATCCTGTATACACGGAAGAGCTTTTCCGACGAAGGTTTCGAATGCGAAAGCATGTGTTCCTCAGAATTGTAGAGGCCCTTGGGTCTTATAACCCGTACTTTTTAATGTCCGTTgatgcagttggaagacaaggtctatcaccattacaaaagtgcaccGCCGCTATTCGTATGTTAGCGTATGGATCACCTGCTGACAGTGTTGATGAATACGTTAgaattggtgaaagtactgcaattgagtgctTAAAGAATTTTGTAGAAGGTGTGTGTGAAGTATTTGGTGGGCAATACTTGAGGCGTCCAAACGAGGAAGACATGACACGCCTACTTCAATGGGGGGAGTCTCGTGGATTTCCAGGTATGTTAGGTTCCattgattgtatgcattgggaatggaagaattgtccagttgcgtggaaaggtcaatacacccgaggtgatcatggaagacccacaatcatgcttgaagcagtggcatcacaagacttgtggatttggcatgcattttttggcattgcaggCTCAAATAATGACATTACTGTGCTAAACCAATCTCCGGTGTTTAATGAGGTTTTGCGTGGAGCTGCTCCCATGGTGAAATTTAGAGTGAATGAAACAATGTATCACATGGGATACTATCTAGCAGACGGTATCTATCCCGAGTGGGGtacatttgtgaagaccatcccAATGCCACAAGGAGAAAAAAAGCAAAAGTTTGCCAAAAGACAAGAAGCAGCAAGAAAGGACGTGGAACGTGCATTCGGAGTGCTCCAATCTCGGTTTGCGATTGTCCGTGGTCCATCACGCTGGTGGCATCCGAATGACATGAAGTCAATCATCtatgcttgcatcatattgcataacatgattgttgaagatgagcgcaacacgtacaaaggtaattttgtttatgagcaggtcaataatgacatatcGGATGCTGAAGTATTAAGCGGTCCTATTCCCGCTTTTAGAAATATGTTGGAAAGGAGAGCACATCAAATTGAAAAGTCAATCCATCGCCAacttcaagcagacttggtggagcatatCTGGGACCTTCCTGAAATCGATAATAATGAAACTTAA